The genomic DNA tcttctgtatagtatgaattatctcaggtgattttttcgggctcggaccctaatctgttaaacaaaaggtattgtttcctttatgcagtggttaTAATGTTTACTGCTATTACTGCTAATAGTCCCGAcgtaagtaacgggaacaagcccgtttaaaaagcaaatttaccgttctaattatatggttcaGATTCATGAAACAGcccattcggagataacacgtttttgttatctccaaaaacaagaccaccctgattgttctctgaacaagctatcatatgaatttgaaccttaatactttcacgatagttgctttttaaacgacatggttgctttggcacgtgctgtagaccgctcttaaaagaaacaaaggcttttgtttaacggattagcacccgaactcgaaaaaatcacctgagataattcatactatgTTCATACTATATTTCATACTATTCATACTATacctagtaatattatttattctgagcTGATTTTTAACTGACCACGAATCAAATAGTTGTGATAATAAACATATGTACATTTGTACATTACCTGTCCCTACTTCGTTTTATCCCAAGGCACTCAATCGTTTATCGTATAACCAGGACTTTATTATATCACCATACTAATTTATCTAAAGGCGCATCCACACTGCACTTAGCTTTTGTGGAGCAATTAACTGTGGTGTGGATGTACCTTAACCGGAACATTGAACCtgtatcaatttatttaaattatatctatATTGTTTGGTTTATTGTGTTAATTCTAGATACTTGTAGTCGTAAATAAAAAAGTTCATACATTTAGACAcggaattaatatttaatagacCTTATCGCATTGAAATAAGGTTTACTAtggtttgataatgataactatgaaaaatacaaataatacgaaatcatatatatacctattgaAAGTTTGGCATACCTGTCGACTTATTCGTAAACTTGAGTCAAAATGCACAAAATCAACATCCACATATTAACAGCttagcaaaaaagagtagaaattaaaaagtggcaacactgtagtgtcgtccctttcaaaccaatttatataggaaaacgggacgacactacagtgttgccactttttaatttctactcttttttgccaagctgtatgtAGTGTGTATGTTTATCTGTGCGTAGgtgcagtcagcagcagaagttgctaagcgggtcaggtgttcaaaatgatcttgacgcgactttattgttaaaagaataagagcatgttaaggtaattttgaacacctcgcgcgcttagcaacttctgccgcTGACTGTATTAGcctaaacaatttaaaaaatgccACGTTATTCAGACACTTTCTCTCAAATTTATATGCACCAACTATTAACCCTTTATGATCATGACTTTAACCCTATCATCGCTAAAGACGTCAATTGACGCGCGCGGCTACTGTCCAATATGAACCTTCGTGTATTCCGACAAGTTTCTCGATGACGCgcacggcggtcaaagggttaaactaAACTATTATTCTCAATAACCTATCATTTTAGGTTAAATCCATTTTGagaaaattacaataaaaaaatccaTAGCCGTCAAAATGATAATAACAAACACGTTAGTTATTATGAGTTCATAAGTTTGTAACAAACTTAAAGTCAGTCCATTGGTTAGTTAAGTTACTAACCCTTCGTGTTAAATACATTTCAAATCGATACAAGaatttaagtttaaaaaaacaaaaacatgtgTTCAAGACACTTCTGATAATCTAGTCTTAGAATTATCAATAGAAGATCTAGCGCTTACTAGTTTATCATGGATAACACCATCTCTGTCTAAATAGTTAGTATTAAAAGGACCTGTTGTTACTCATACGCTACATTCTATAAGGACGTTTAATAGTCTACTTCAACAGAACATAACTCTTCAATTACGATTATACTAAGATAACGTCCGCTATACAAATAGTCTACGCACCTTCAAATACGGTCACCCGTATCGAGATCTAAAACCATATAAAAACAGGTATCGATTTCAAAACTGATACAATATTCATGTACCTTAGATACGTCAACACGTACAAAGTAATGTTTATACAACCTGCTCCGATTCGTCTCTCGAACTGGCGACCGTGTCTCCACTAGGAGCCGCTGTAAGCGTTCTATACAGCTTCAAATTCGTTTCGGTATAATCTAGAATTTTCCGGCTCGAATGTCTGATGTACAGCATTTGTTTGTGGTAGATCTTGAGCGCCCCTTTGATAGTTATGTATGTGAGGCCTCCTAGTATAGTTCTGTGGAGGTTGTTTTGTATGGAGCGGAAGAAGATTTTGCCTATGATCGTGGAGATGGTGGGCAGGAGTAGCGCGGAGCAGAATATTCTTGTGGGCGAGAGATGGGAGCCGGAGTTTGCGTTGGCGGGGTTTGACGGCCCGGAGACGATGGCGCCTCGATCGCCTTCCACgctgaaaatacaaatttcttatgttaatcaaattaataattagaagatttatttaaaactaaacgGAAGATATAACTAGCAGTATATGAGAAAGACAGATAAAGCCGTTTCGCACAACTTGGTGAAGTTTTGTTATCCCCAATGGTTGAGGCATTACGGtgtggtgccgtgaccaggatattGAATCTTTTTACATGCTTAAAAATTCCAAGTCTGCAAGGCGAGGTGAAcgctacaatacaaatactcttattgcacacctcaatgcAAGAAATAATATAGACAATACAGCAACTCCAGTAGACGTGAACATTATTTTTCTTGCATTCTCTCAGTAAAAGCCCCAACGCAACTTTACTTAAGTCCCACCCACGTCGCCATACTAGCTGTAGCTGTAGGTATAAAGAAATTGATACTTAATACTTATGTTAGGGCACCGAAACTACCAGATGGTATGGTGTCTCCCAAATACCAACTGCAATCTGTACTCAATTTCCAAACGTACAGACAGATCCTTGTCTTAGCGTTTGTAAAGGTGATTTTCTTAGTATTTCATTCCTCAACCTCATATTAATGCTACTACTTACTTTCCAAACGGTAGTATGTAAGACAGGGCCGGTATCTTCGCGCAGTACTTCCTCAAGAACAACAGGACGGAGTCCTCCCAGTTGTACATCTTGGCGCTGATGAGCGTCACCGGTATCGTCGGCAGCAGCACCAGCAGAACTAGGGGGTCGGCAGACTCCATCATCTCCAGACCCTCGCGGTGGCCGACCACCTGGAAATTATGAAGCAAAAGTTTAAAATCAACGTTTTTGATAatgccaggagacaatagtagcatagtttgttagaagaGCTACTGTATCATGTTCTACAAAcatgcttagtagatgtcccattatggaaaggccttataactaccaaaaaattcaagtttggctcatttaaatacgaaataactagtaaTTTAAGAGtcacccaggagaccgtaaccatggcaactagtgacaccCATAACAGTGAGTTGATTCACCCTAATAACTATcctctatagaccgaccgcttaaatgagtcctcgcctgcgcggtacgcgggcgacggggtaggacgactaagggcggcggggaaggtgcggagGCCGTACGCTGATGCCCACACATGATTTGTCAAAATATGGATTCCAAATAGAATGGGGCGGGAGGCCTTTTTATAgacctctgggcggctagaggttcaTATCCTAGTCCTAGAGCCCAGGAGTCTAGTACCAATTGTGAGTTAACAGTGTGCACGATGGCACGGACTAACCCccttttattcataaatctTTACGGGCCTGGtttggttaaattatgttttattcctctcttacaaatacataagtcaaaaagacagataaagacaaacgattcatagctaatccagaccagtaacgcgtttatgaataacgtcattaatatttatatttcctACTAAAATTAAACGGTATACGTATAGAATCACTTGTAATCAAACTAGATTGTCATGGTGAACATAGAGCGGTTACAGACTGTTTCAATCATGTAACAGTATTTCAATAATACCGTACAGACggtacagaggggctaccgagaaaaccgaaattcgcaaattgcgcaAATTGcgcgcacggccggtttccatccttacttggtagatattccaccaattcgcacgaagcgctttgcttctactttccttatgcgcactgccaaggaatggaattccttgccggcgtctatatttccgtgttcttataacccggcaaccttcaaatcaagagtgaacaggcaccttctgggcgagctcgctccatcgtaggccacgtctacgcctcggctagtctgtggccatgagtaagcccattcataataataaaaaaaactttctcttttactccaatgaaggcgtaattggagtgacagagaaaaatgcccgcaatttgcgaacttcgattttcgcggttatagccctgatatCGATATCGACTGCGTAGAAAATCGTGTTATGGTAGGGCAAAGTAAATATGTATTTCAATTGCCAATTTCGCAATCGTGATTTTGTGTTTAGTGCCATTTACCGTTATGTACCTACGCTGTACGTTTTAGCTGGCGCAGTCAAATTCAGACAGCACAAACTTTTCCCTGTAACTTTTGTAGATTGTGTCTTAGAATACAAGGAAGGTTAGAAACACAGAACTTGTATTAAAGGACTAGTTATGCGTCAAAattgccccaaaaccaacagagttgagagttaggtcattaaacaaatatttctctgtacttcatttcgttctatgggcaccaagcggaattccattgcagaacaactgagatattggtattttagccaaaatgtcgtcacccttattacctatTAGGGCCTAGGCAATAGGGTccaagtaagtaaattaattgctgCAGGGTAGATGTTCGCGCACCGCCGGGCGAGCACACTGAATGATTTGCCGTGCTCGCCCGGCGGTGGGctctattgcctaggtaataagggtgacgatattttggctaaaataccagtatctcagttctgcaatggaattccgcttggtgcccatagaacgaaatgaagtacagagaaatacctatctaatgaccgaactctcaactctgttggttttggggcaattttgacgcatagtcctttgtacttacctaatatttAATTTGCTATATGTCTAAACTCCTTGAATTACTAATAGGTATTGTACAACGATAACAAACAACATACTGAAGGTATGCAGACTTTTATAGGTCATCTACGAGGTTAAATTAAGGTGAGCCGTAGGTTAGGCCGTCAACAATCTGAGTAGCCATTacctttttggtaattttttgcTGTCGTACAATAGTTTAGCGACGTATAAcaaaatccatactaatattataaaggcgaaagtgtgtctgtctgtcctaaaataataaatatagacagtcaaacaagtttgtcagtagaaaaaggcaagaAATTTAAACCTTTTTTGGGATGCGAACtcctcgcgcctacatttttccaaaTTTACCGCTTttctctactgacggaaatagcttgacaaattataaatagttatataatgtatgaatgtttaaatatcttactttttttacgtataatatgttgccacgccctagtagggtccatgctgtactgaatgaaacttaaacacctttataaacaccatggattgcatcgaataaatgattatgattatgattatgattatgattatgattacctcttcacgcttaagccgctgaaccgatttagttgaaatttggtaagtatagagatagtttgagtcccggtgaaggacataggataatttttatgtcagaaatcatccctgaagagagtgcaaaggggggtagaattgaaagagttaatgcatTGCCttataattgaagtaagcaatgcgcgaattgaatgattgatATTAGCATTATCATTATCCAAGCGCTGCACCTACTTTAGcagctgtcactaattccacacaagcgaagtcgcgggcaaaagctagtatgtAATATCACTAATATCATTGAGGAAGATATAGTTACATTGATTGACAGGTTATCTAACAGGTGTCTCTGTTTTCTGAGCCCAAATCCGCCTGAGTCATCGATAATTTGTACGCACATAATGAGGTTTTTGCCCTATGCATTTATAAACAACTAATAAGTTTCACTGGCATTGTCTGCAGGTCTGCAGGTGTCTCAGTTTTCTGGGCTAAATGATAATCGGTCTAGGTCATAGAAAATTAGACCAATGACAATCCTATTGCAAGCGCTTATTGCAACATATATAATTACGACTTTGCTATATGCATTGATAAACCTAATTACCGTTTCAAATATTGGGAAGTTATCTGCAGGTGTCTCAATTTTCTGGGTCAAAGGATAATCGATCTGAGTCACGGACAATTTAGGCCGATAACGGTCAACGCTACCGTGTTTGAAGAGCAATTATCGCCTAGTTAAGTACACTCAGTAGTATATTGAGACGTTTTAATACATAGTGGGTCAGTAGGAACACTAGGAACTCACAATTTTTTATATGAATATCTGTAAGAAAGCCTCCTGTACTCAGACATGAGAATTTTCTGTCTTTAAATGATAACATTTCACTGTTGTAGATACTTCTTCTTTTCGTGTCGAGGTTCCTACTACTTTGTACAAACTAATAAGGAGCCGTAAATTTGGGAAGGGTGATATCCTTTCCAAAAATCTGCCGGGTCTTCGGTTGCTTGTTAAGCTGACAGCGAAAAACAGAAAATTCTCATGATCGACTGCAAAAATGGTTATCGATCTCTAAATAAACTTGTACCCCCGACTGCAAGAATGGCTGCGACTGCAGAAACTTTCTGTTCTGCTTGAGTAAGCAAAGAAGAAACATTCCGATTTTTGTTTGTCAAAAATTACGGTCAAGTCACAAGTGACACCAATATGTGTAGGTAATTGTATAGACTGTCCAGTTGTGTTAATAGTTCAAGTCTTTGTCCGCATTCAAACCACTGACCCCGTATTTGGCGAGTACAAAAGCGTcgtgttcaaatatttattttgtatacacTCATTTTTGGTTGGCGCATAATGTTGGTGATCTCAACTTCAAgtattttcaaattcaaatactaTTGAAAGCGGGCCTGCCGAAGCGTAACCAatgttgtttaaaaattgttattttcagTGAAATCAATTAGCCAAACTAGTTAATTGAAGGACATGTTATGATACTGATACTTTTCACAGTCGAAACACGTCTAGACACAGACCACGGTAAGTTTGCGCCGACTTGGCATTAATTGGCCTTTATACCCGCGTTTAATAAGCGCTTGCCAAGTTAATTACAGTAGAAGTATGGCCGCGCCATACTATTTGCGGGAAATtactaatacatacatatacagggtcatttttggaccgttagccataatGTGCGAGGTGATTTGGtaataggtcatactgaacaactttttctatgaaaccaaccccgaaatcccaacaAAAAATTTggtcttcccatagaaaacgtcaacatgcactcgaccaaaatggatgaaacggccaaaaaaaattttgtgatttcggagttggtcccttagaaaaagttgttcagtatggcctccCTAATCACCTCGCGCAATATGACTAACGGTCCAGAAATTACCCTGTATAGTCCTCAAGGCAaagtaaataaatcaaattgtcaCAATAACACGAAACAAAACAATATGCAGTAAGCACGTGAAACGTCGAAAGTTTGCATAAGTAATGAATGTAATGATTCCGAAGTGGGCATTTGTGCCATTGCTGAAAACAGAATACTTAGGTATTTGATTCTTGGCGAGAAAGTGTTAACTCGATTGGTTTCATTCTTTTACAAATATGGAGAGGTATAGTATAGCAGCATTTACGAAAGTGACACTCAGTGGCTCTTATAGCTAGCCGAAAACCTTTTAACATTCGGCTACGTCATAGACTCAGTGTCTACACGTgccgttttttatttttagtgttccgtattttatttgatttacaTTTTGTACCTTTCAATGACAAATTATCATAGACAATTAGCAAAGTCTTAATTTTTGCGTTTGTCTTAAAATTTAGCGACTTTTGGCGTTCCGTTCACGCATCGCTTGTGTGCATGTATTCTGATTTCATAGAAAAGAaaacaactttttttaaatgttgccccagttttttttttcacatcttAGTACTTTCCCGGTTGAAACTTTAAGGAGCTTAGGCTCCGTCAACTTAACCTGTCCTCTGCAGGATTAAGAGCTAGTTTTTGTACGATTTCGAAACCCGGCCTAGCTGGAATTAGtgaggtaagtatatttttttatcggGAAACTGGTGTATCAAATACTCATTATTAGCACGAGCAGTCGAGCATTGAACTGaacgtatatacatatataagaccACACATGTAATGTCAGCTCCAGAATCTTACCTGCATAACAGTGAGGGCTCCATAAGTGATAACGATCCAATATATCGATCCAAGCAACACGCCTCCCGCTGTGAAGGGACAGATTTTATGTGTGATCTCCTCCATAGCGTCTAATAGTGCCACAAACGCCCTCATTGAAAATAATACGATGTGCTCTGCCTACATAGTGGACAGAGATCTACAGTGTAAAAGCTCAAGAATCTTACCTGCATAACAGTGACGGCTCCATAAATGATCTCCTCCATAGCGTCCAGTAATGCCACAAACACCCTCATTGAGAATACTGCGATGTACTCTGCATCAATAGTGGATAGAGATCTAAAAGGTCAAGAATCTTACCTGCATAACAGTGACGGCTCCATAAGTAATAGCGATCCAATATATCGATCCCAGTAACACTCCTCCCGCTATAAAGGGGCAGATTTTATGTGTGATCTCCTCAATAGCGTCTAATAGTGCCACAAACACCCTAATTGAACATACTACGATGTACTCTGCCTCCATAGTGGACAGAGATCTAAAAGGTAAAATCTCAAGAATCTTACCTGCATAACAGTAACGGCTCCATAAATGATCTCCTCCATAGCGTCCAATAGTGCCACAAACACCCTCATTGATAATACTACGATGTACTCTGCCTCCATAGTGGACAGAGATCTAAAAGGTCAAGAATCTTACCTGCATAACAGTGACGGCTTCATAAGTGATAGCGATCAAATATATCGATCCGAGCAACACTCCTCCCGCTATGAAGGGGCAGATTTTATGTGTGATCTCCTCAATAGCGTCTAATAGTGCCACAAACACCCTAATTGAACATACTACGATGTACTCTGCCTCCATAGTGGACAGAGATCTAAAAGGTCAAGAATCTTACCTGCATAACAGTGACGGCTCCATAAGTGATAGCGATCCAATATATCGATCCAAGCAACACTCCTCCCGCTATAAAGGGGCAGATTTTATGTGTGATCTTCTCCATAGCGTCCAATAGTGCCACAAACACCCTCATTGAGAATACTGCGATGTATTCTGCCTCCATAGTGGACAGAGATCTAAAAGGTCAAGAATCTTACCTGCATAACAGTGACGGCTCCATAAGTGATAGCGATCCAATATATCGATCCAAGCAACACTCCTCCCGCTATAAAGGGGCAGATTTTATGTGTGATCTCCTCCATAGCGTCTAATAGTGCCACAATCGGCCTCATTGAAAATACTAACTACGATGTACTCTGCCTCTAGAGTGGACAGACATCTAAAAGGTAAAAGCTCAAGAATCTTACCCGCATAACAGTAACGGCTCCATAAGTGATCTCTTCCATAGCGTCCAATAGTGCCACAAACACCCTCATTGATAATACTACGATGTACTCTGCCTCCATAGTGGAGAGAGATCTAAAAGATCAAGAATCTTACCTGCATAACAGTGACGGCTCCATAAGTAATAGCGATCCAATATATCGATCCAAGCAACACTCCTCCCGCTATAAAGGGGCAGATTTTATGTGTGATCTCCTCCATAGCGTCTAATAGTGCCACAAACGCCCTCATTGAAAATACTAACTACGATGTACTCTGCCTCTCGAGTGGACAGACATCTAAAAGGTAAAAGCTCAAGAATCTTACCCGCATAACAGTAACGGCTCCATAAGTGATCTCTTCCATAGCGTCCAATAGTGCCACAAACACCCTCATTGAGAATACTGCGATGTACTCTGCCTCCATAGTGGACAGAGATCTAAAAGGTCAAGAATCTTACCTGCATAACAGTGACGGCTCCATAAGTGATAGCGATCCAATATATCGATCCAAGCAACACTCCTCCCGCTATAAAGGGACAGATCTTGTGTGTGATCTCCTCCATAGCGTCTAATAGTGCCACAAACGCCCCCATTGAAGGGAAAACTACGATGTACTCCGCTTTGCACTGAGGACAGAGGACTTTTCTGGTAATGTTGCCGCGCTGTTTCTCGTCAACCCACCGCTGGAGGCAGCTCTGATGGACctgggaataaaaaaaaacattatttatggtctgaatatttttaaatatacgaGTAGAAGGGTCGACGATAGTAAGGCAAGAAGAACATTTCCTGTCCGACAGTGTTTGGTAATCAAAAGTCAAAAATAATGGTATTTTTGCAGCACTAGTTGCCTTCTCTATAGTAGCTCTTGTATGTGGATCTAGTAAAATATGTATAGGCGATTTTGCGACCCAATAACCGCCCGCGAAAAAGAGCCAAATTGTCGCGAAAATAACGTGAAAACCTAGCCGGTGGCTCTCTGTTCAATAAGTTAGGACACCTTTGCCCTAATACCTCTGGAAAGCACATATGAAGGGTACACGGAAAACATGTCTAGTCCATTGTTTTGAAAAATGAGATTTTAATCTCAAAATGTAGAGCTCTCAATGAACTATTAGTAACAACTTCGGTTACCTGTGTAATCATACATATAACTCCTTTTTTTCTTACTTTAAAAACACCTATACACGAAATTAATATGGTTAATTATGTACATCGTTCCTTTCAAACCGCGATAACTCAAAATGTTGTCAGTGTGACTAGACATACTCTTTCCGTGTACCCTTCATATATAacaatttttcatttatttaacatataatatatgtattattaattcACCTagggaacaaattaaattggatTGGTTGGCTGgatttggtcactttttctctagtgtatgatatttatttcagtttataattaattattaattaatttatgtttttatttattttaagaataACAAAACAAGAACATTTGCAGCACAGCCAAGCAACGATACAACTGTGAACGTATAATTTTGATTTTAACGGTCGGCTAACATTTGTTTACAAGCTAAATCATACGTAGTTACGAATtacgaataaaaacaaatatctTATCTCACAAACTTTGACACGTGTTAATGAAACTTTGTACATCGATAGCGGCAGGTTAAGTCAGGTTACGATAAGAGGGTTAATCTTAGCGGGTATCAGTTATCACTCACGGCGGATCCGAGTATCACTCGCTGCGCCGGTATGTGAGCGAGACAGCTCTATAATCTGTTTCTCTCTTTCTTCCTAGTTAACTATCCCACATGGTGGTTGGGTCAGCTTTCCTGCTTAACCTTCCCCACTTCGCCCTGTCCACGACATCGTCTTCGGATAACTTGCGCTTACTCATGTCCTTTAGCACTACATCCTTCCATTTTGTCTTGTCTTAGGTACAatgtctctctctctctctctctctctgtctcTCTTCCTAGATATCTATCCCACATAATAGTGGGGTCAGTTTTCCTGCTTAACCTTCTCCACTTCGTCCCGTCCATGACATCGTCCTCGGATAACTTGCGCTCACTCATGTCCTTTAGCACTACATCCGCGTACATCCTTCCATCTTGTCTTGTCTTAGTTACAATGtcattctctctctctctctctctgtctcTCTTCCTAGATATCTATCCCACATAGTCAGTAGTGGGGTCAGTTTTCCTGCTTAACCTTCCCCACTTCGCCCTGTCCACGACATCGTCCTCAGATAACTTGCACTCTCTCATGTTCTTTGGCACTACAACCTTCCATTTTGTTCTGGGTCTGCCCCTAGATCTTCGACCTGGAAAGTTGTAGTGCCAAATGTCCTACGTAGTCAAGCCTTCTTTTGCTCTCAGCTCTATCTCTGCACGTATCACGTATATAgcgatgtcccgctcgcacaccggAGCGGCATACGGATTCGCATccaatcacagaataaataatagtactaggtacagaagactcactctgtaacaaaacgcgtctgtcacgatcagcacagatatggccgctagatggcgaaTTGGCGACAGCgcgcagcgccacgcgcggcttatggcaaaccccaaaattggggtcgaacggatgtacttttagctatatacctgtagcaaagcgacgaaatcgcggagtgagccacgcctgatccAATGCGAAGATTGCCTTTATAAACATTAATGAGATAGTTTATAGATTGGGTTTATAGTGTTttgcagttttttttatttatttacagaccTTTTTCACAAGATTACTGTAAAATTTGCTCAATATTAAACGCAAGTCATGCTAAGCGGTCTGATAAAGCTAAGAAGCCGATATTAGGCATGATAACGTTTGATAACTTAGCTTTAAATTAAACGGTACTAAGGGTCGGTTGTACCAAaatgttcgtatcgttaaagagttcgcaaaattattatgtatggaaagtttcatagtaaagcgccggggcgcgccggctgacgttgatcagtctgtcagaTTTATGCCGGTTAGTAAGGTACTTAGCTGCCATACGCATCACGTTAACGTCCAGCAGGTAAATCCTCTGGACAATACTTCGATAGTTtaatattaacacattcagtgtcgaaaacccgactatcaggtattttatgatttcgtt from Cydia fagiglandana chromosome 21, ilCydFagi1.1, whole genome shotgun sequence includes the following:
- the LOC134675127 gene encoding E3 ubiquitin-protein ligase MARCHF5, encoding MSVEEKSGSDARSGSANSLVVHGDDENAKTCWVCFATEADDRLAAWVQPCKCKGTTKWVHQSCLQRWVDEKQRGNITRKVLCPQCKAEYIVVFPSMGAFVALLDAMEEITHKICPFIAGGVLLGSIYWIAITYGAVTVMQVVGHREGLEMMESADPLVLLVLLPTIPVTLISAKMYNWEDSVLLFLRKYCAKIPALSYILPFGNVEGDRGAIVSGPSNPANANSGSHLSPTRIFCSALLLPTISTIIGKIFFRSIQNNLHRTILGGLTYITIKGALKIYHKQMLYIRHSSRKILDYTETNLKLYRTLTAAPSGDTVASSRDESEQVV